A stretch of the Haloplanus aerogenes genome encodes the following:
- a CDS encoding type II secretion system F family protein has product MSLDTGSGLDRSVDSLGDLFYPLYQWLFDDDGDFVSDVETKLVQARMATTVELYLSRALAVGVLLGGVLWALGTFVGYSLFAFGIVSPDLFETGARIPNETVVAIIEAIKIPAAIAIIGLVMGSFGLVTGFGTLVAIPYSRASSREREINMLLSDSISFMYALSVGGLNQLEILEAMARAEDTYGEVAREFQSIVQETEYFGTDYRNAIQEQAIETPSDDLSQFLTDMLSIVNSGGNMQAFLSDKKDKHMRTAKQQQEVTLDTLELFGEMYMTLSLFPLLLIIILVIMSMLGEAQTIMLYATVYALIPLTGVMFMVLVSTVKRDEPGDGYLDPGGGDRVSHTANEGMFHLGLIEHYVGEFGIFDRIKSREGTFQTKQLLRNPHHFFRDHPVFTLALTAPAALVLVGFAAVSGAAPTTWGGMVQAPVWGTFVWVYVPLYLVLIPLGVFHEWNVRSRAAITGKLSDNLRKLSSANDTGQTLLESVNTVAETSSGKLADEFDVIYAKVNYGMSLREALVEFNNKYHIPRLARTVKLISKAQEASSQITQVLTTAAQASENQDDIERERRSRTRMQVAIILMTYLTLLGVMAILKTQFLDVMAGLTQQASSGGGSGSSQFGGGIDTQLLSLLFFHAVTLQAILSGIISGYIRTAKLMAGVKFVVILQTIALAVWLVVG; this is encoded by the coding sequence ATGAGTCTGGACACGGGGAGTGGGCTGGATCGGAGCGTCGACAGCCTCGGCGACCTGTTCTACCCGCTCTACCAGTGGCTCTTCGACGACGACGGCGACTTCGTGAGCGACGTGGAGACGAAACTGGTGCAGGCCCGGATGGCGACGACGGTCGAACTCTACCTCTCCCGAGCGCTCGCCGTCGGCGTCCTCCTCGGCGGCGTGCTGTGGGCGCTCGGGACGTTCGTCGGCTACAGCCTCTTCGCGTTCGGCATCGTCTCGCCGGATCTGTTCGAGACGGGTGCGCGGATTCCCAACGAGACGGTCGTCGCCATCATTGAGGCGATCAAGATCCCCGCCGCCATCGCCATCATCGGCCTCGTCATGGGGTCGTTCGGGCTGGTCACCGGGTTCGGGACGCTCGTCGCCATCCCGTACTCGCGGGCGTCGTCGCGGGAGCGCGAGATCAACATGTTGCTCTCGGACTCCATCTCGTTCATGTACGCCCTGTCGGTCGGGGGGCTGAACCAGCTAGAGATTCTGGAGGCGATGGCGCGAGCCGAGGACACGTACGGCGAGGTGGCCCGCGAGTTCCAGAGTATCGTTCAGGAGACGGAATACTTCGGCACCGACTACCGGAACGCCATCCAGGAACAGGCCATCGAGACGCCGAGTGACGACCTCTCGCAGTTCCTGACGGACATGCTCTCCATCGTCAACTCCGGCGGGAACATGCAGGCGTTCCTCTCGGACAAGAAGGACAAGCACATGCGGACGGCCAAACAGCAACAGGAGGTCACGCTTGACACGCTCGAACTGTTCGGCGAGATGTACATGACGCTCTCGCTCTTTCCCCTCCTGCTCATCATCATCCTCGTCATCATGAGCATGCTGGGCGAGGCGCAGACGATCATGCTCTACGCGACGGTGTACGCCCTCATCCCCCTGACCGGCGTGATGTTCATGGTGCTGGTGTCGACGGTGAAGCGGGACGAACCGGGCGACGGTTACCTCGACCCCGGTGGCGGCGACAGGGTGTCGCACACGGCCAACGAGGGTATGTTCCACCTCGGATTGATCGAGCATTACGTCGGCGAGTTCGGCATCTTCGACCGCATCAAGTCCCGCGAGGGAACCTTCCAGACCAAACAGCTCCTCCGGAATCCGCATCACTTCTTCCGGGACCACCCGGTGTTCACGCTGGCGCTAACCGCGCCGGCGGCACTGGTGCTGGTCGGCTTCGCGGCGGTCAGCGGCGCGGCGCCGACGACGTGGGGCGGCATGGTGCAGGCTCCCGTCTGGGGCACGTTCGTGTGGGTGTACGTTCCGCTCTACCTGGTTCTCATCCCCCTCGGGGTTTTCCACGAGTGGAACGTCCGCTCGCGCGCGGCGATCACCGGCAAGTTGTCCGACAACCTCCGGAAACTGTCGAGCGCGAACGACACGGGCCAGACCCTCCTGGAGTCGGTCAACACCGTCGCCGAAACCTCCTCGGGCAAACTGGCCGACGAGTTCGACGTGATTTACGCGAAGGTGAACTACGGGATGAGTCTGCGGGAGGCGCTCGTCGAGTTCAACAACAAATATCACATCCCGCGGCTGGCGCGGACGGTCAAACTCATCAGCAAGGCCCAGGAGGCGTCGAGTCAGATCACGCAGGTGCTGACCACCGCGGCGCAGGCCAGCGAGAATCAGGACGACATCGAACGAGAGCGGCGATCACGCACCCGGATGCAGGTGGCGATCATCCTGATGACGTATCTCACGCTGCTCGGCGTGATGGCCATCCTGAAGACGCAGTTCCTCGACGTGATGGCGGGGCTCACTCAGCAGGCCAGTAGCGGCGGGGGCAGCGGTTCCTCACAGTTCGGCGGTGGCATCGACACGCAACTCCTCTCACTGCTGTTCTTCCACGCAGTGACGCTACAAGCGATCCTGTCGGGGATCATCAGCGGCTACATCCGGACAGCCAAGCTGATGGCCGGGGTCAAGTTCGTGGTGATTCTCCAGACCATCGCGCTCGCCGTGTGGCTGGTGGTTGGATGA
- a CDS encoding DUF7287 family protein, whose translation MTDRAQTTIDFAIGTSVFLITVAFVVAFVPGIFQPFAEGPQEELAGIDRIADTLVYDLLGDGDDGATLDRQCTIAFFDGDSSDTGCNFDDSESFATQVGLSAGHHANVTLVAGDPDGGEPNAVCSDGTRITVSDTDTCPSGFALDAGEPLPDDGASVIGRRVVYVDGTTATVIVRMW comes from the coding sequence ATGACCGATCGCGCCCAGACCACCATCGACTTCGCCATCGGGACGAGCGTCTTCCTCATCACGGTCGCCTTCGTCGTGGCGTTCGTCCCCGGCATCTTCCAGCCGTTTGCCGAGGGTCCACAGGAGGAACTCGCCGGTATCGACCGGATCGCGGACACGCTCGTCTACGACCTCCTCGGCGACGGGGACGACGGTGCGACGCTCGACCGGCAGTGTACGATCGCCTTCTTCGACGGTGACTCGTCAGATACGGGCTGTAACTTCGACGACAGCGAGTCGTTCGCGACACAGGTCGGTTTATCCGCGGGCCACCACGCGAACGTGACCCTCGTCGCTGGCGACCCCGACGGTGGCGAGCCGAACGCCGTCTGCTCCGACGGGACGCGCATCACGGTGAGCGACACCGACACGTGTCCGAGCGGGTTCGCGCTCGACGCAGGTGAACCGCTCCCCGACGACGGTGCGTCGGTGATCGGACGGCGGGTCGTCTACGTCGACGGGACGACGGC